The Sandaracinus amylolyticus genomic interval GCGGGGGCTCTCGACCCGCTCGAGGTCGAGCGCGCCGAAGCCGGCGTCGGTGAACACGAAGAGGCCGTCGACCCAGAGCGCGACGCGGCGGCCCCCCGGGCGCTCGGCGGCGACGAGGACGCGGCGGAAGGTCCATCCGTCGGCGCGCAGGCCGAGCGGGCCGTCGGCGGGCTCGTCACGCGCGTCCTGGAGGCACACGCCGAGGTAGTGCGAGCCGTCGAGGCCGAGCGGGACGCGCCCGACGTCGGCCCCGAGCCGCATCGCGACGGTCGCGCGGTGGGCGCCGATGCGCGTCGCGGCGTCGCTCTCGAGGAGCACGCGGAGCTCGTCGTCGCCGAGCATCACGTCCGCGGGGCGACCGGCGGCGAGGGCGGCGAAGAGGCGCGCGCCGAACGCGTCCATCGCGGCGTGGCGCGCCGCGATCTCGGTCGGCATGACGAGCGGTGTCGTGGGGCGCGCCGGCGCCGCAGCGCCTGGTCCGCTGCACGCGGCGACGAGGAGGACGAGCGCGAGCGCGGCGCGCGGAGCCATGTCGCGCGAACGTAGAGCACGTGGGCGCTCGGGCGCCAAGAACGAAACAGCCCGCGGCGCCGGAGCGCGCGCGGGCTGTCGTCGCGGATGCACGTCGAACGTACGGCTCAGGGCGTCGGACGGATCGACATCGGGTACTGCACCCGGAACTGCGTCTGGCGGAACGCGGGGAACTGCGCGCCGCGGAGCGCGCCTTCCATGCACTGACCCTGGGGCGTACCGCCGAACGGGCTGCCGCCGATCGCGACGCTCGCCACGGTCCCGTCGTTGCGGACCATGATCGTCGCGACCGCCATGCCCGCCTGCTCGCCCGCGCACTCGCGGATGCGGGGCATCAGGCCGCCGAGGATGCGGCGCACGTCGGTCTGGCTCGGCGTCTCCGGGAGATCGCCGCGCGGCGCGGCGGCGGCCGCGGTGGGCGGCGCGCTCGCGGTCGTCGTCGGGACGGTGCGGGTGCCGCTGCGGTCGGGGCGACCGCCGAGCGCCTGATCGAGCACCGAGTCGAGCGCGGCGCCGCCGCGGGCGCTGGTCGACGCGGTCGCCGTGGCGGTGGCGGTCGGGGCGGGCTCGGCCGCGGGCGCGGTGCGCTCTTCGCGGGCGGGCGTCGGGGTCGCGGCGGCGACGGGCGCGCTCGCGGTCGTCGTGGCGCTCGCGGTCGCGGTCGTCGTGGTGGTGCGCTCACGGGTGCGGGCGCCGCGACGATCGTCGGCAGGCTGAGCGGCGGCCGCGGGCTCCGCGGCGGCGACGGCGGGCGTCGGCTCGGCGGCGGGCGTGGGCTCGGCCGCGGGCGCGGGCTCCGCGGCCGCGACCTCGGCGGGCGTGGGCTCCGCGGCCGCGACCTCGGGCTCGGCGGCGGGCTCGACGGCCGGCGCGGGCTCGTCGGGCTCCGCGGCGCTCGGCGCGCTGGCGGTCTCGACGATGCTCGTCGTCGTCGACGGCGTCGCGGCCTGCGCGGTGGGCTGCGCGGTCTGCGAGCTCATGAAGACGTAGAGGCCGACGCACGCTGCGGCGCCGATGCCGAGGCCGATCCACAGCCCGTTGCCGCCGCTCTTCGCGGGCGCGGGCTCGACCGGCTGCGCGACCTCGGCGACCGGGGCCGCCTCGACGCTCGCCGCCTTCTTCTTCGGCGCGGCGCTCTTCGCGGCCTTCGCCGGCGCGGGCTCTGCCGCCTTCGTCGCTTCGCTCTTCTTCGCCGGCTCGGCCGCGGCGACGACGGGCTCGTCGGGCGCGGGCGGGGGCGTCGACGCGACGAGCGCGCGAAGGTCGATCTTCCCGTCGTCGTCCTGCTCGTCGTTCGTCGGCGACGGGGCGAGCGAGGGGCGCACGAGCGCGGCGAGCGCGCTCTCGTCGAAGTCCTGGTCCTCGGTCTTGTTCTGGCTCACGTCCTCGACCTCTCGGCGCGGAAGCCCATCCCCAACGAAAGCCGGCACCCTAGCACAGGCCCGCGCCGGGAAAGCACGCGCGCCGTGAGAAGACCCGGGGGTCTCGCCAGTCCTTGGAGAGCGATGAGTCGACCCGACGGAAACGACGAGGGCGTCGGCTCGTCACCGACGCCCTCCGATCCGTGTGCTCGACCCTGCCCGATCGGCTCAGCCGTGCTTCTTGAAGTACTCCTGCGAGCCCGTCGGGTCGGCCTTCATGCCCTCCTGGCCGGCCTGCCAGTTCGCGGGGCACACCTCGCCGTGCTTCTCGAAGAACTCGATGGCGTCGATCAGGCGCAGCGGCTCGTCGATGTTGCGGCCGAGCGGCAGGTCGTTGATCGTCACGTGGCGGACGTTGCCCTGCTTGTCGATCACGAACGTGCCGCGCGCCGCGACGCCCGCGTCGCCGCCGTCCTCGAAGAGCACGCCGTAGTCGCGCGAGATCGACTTCGTGATGTCCGCGACGAGCGTGTAGCGCACGTTGCCGAGACCGCCCTGCGCGCGCGGAACCTTCTGCCACGCGAGGTGCGAGAACTTCGAGTCCACCGACACGCCGATGACCTCGGCGTTGCGCTTCTTGTACTCCTCGAGCTTCTCGTCGAACGAGATGATCTCGGTGGGGCACACGAACGTGAAGTCGAGCGGGTAGAAGAAGAGGACGACGTACTTGCCGTCCTTGCCGCCGAGCTTGCCGCCCGCCTTGTAGTCCGAGAGCTTCACGTCGACGAACTCGAGGCCGCGAACGCCCTCTGCCTGGAAGTCGGGCGCCGGCTTCTGCACGCGAACGGTCATCGAATCACCTCCCTGAGGGGAAAAACGCTGGACGACGGTGGATCGGAGCCCGCTTTCTGGTCCCGTCGCGTTCTGGTGGCAAGCACGAACGTGGTGCATCGCGCCCCGCGTGCGTGAACGCTCCGTCCCACGCGATGGGCGCGAGCGGCGATGACGTGACCCGCGGCGCGCGCTAGGGTCGGCGCGATGTCGGCGAACGATGGGGACGATCGGCGCAAGCGGCTGACGACCGTCTTCGGCTGGATCGCGGGCGGCGCGCTCGGGCTGCTGCTCAACTACGTCGGGTTCCTCGTGGTCGGCGAGGGATATCCCACGGTGCCCACGACGTTCGTCGCGTTCCTGCTCGGCGCGTTCGGCGGGATGGCGCTCGCGGACAAGCTCGGGGTGCGCGGCTTCCGGCCGCTCGGGATCGCGGCGGGCGTGTTGCTCGCGCTGTTCCTCGCGCTCGTCGTCGCGGTGCTGATGTCGCCCGCGCCCGAAGCACCGCTCTGATCAGCGCCGCTGTGATCAGCGCCGCTCTGATCAGTGCGGCGTGATCGTCGTCGCGCGCGGCATCTCGATGCGGATCGTGCGATCGGCGTCGGCCACGAACGGCGTGCTCACGACGAGGTGATCGGCGCTCTCCAGCGCGAGCACGAGCGGCGCGTCGTCGCGCTCGAGCTCGAGCGCGAGCGGCGTGCGACCGACGACGTGATCGTCCACGCGCACCTCGACCGCGGAAGGGACGCTCTCGATCACGACGTGCACGCGCCCCGGCGCAGGCCGCGGTGCGAGCAGCGTGACGGCGCCCGCGATCAGCGCGGCCAGCGCCACCGCGGCGGCGAGCCACCGACCGCGACGAGGCGCGCGCGTCGTCGCCGGCGGGACGGTGACCGCTTCGGGCTCGCGCATCACGGCGCGGATCCCCGAGTGCGGCGGCGCGTCGCCTCGGCTGCGCGCCGCGGGCACCGTCGCGCTCTCCTTCGCGCGCGGTGCGGTGCGCGCGAGCTCGGGCGGACCGTGCGCGATCGCGAGCTGCCCGAGCGCATCGCGCAGCTCGGGCGGGACGGGACCGAGGTGCGCGCGCAGCGCGTCGCGCATCTGCTCCGCGGTCGCGAAGCGGTGCGCGGGATCGCGCGCGAGCGCGCACATGCAGATGTCCTCGACCTCGCGCGAGATCGCGAGGCCGGGCACGCGCTCGCTCGGGCGAGGCACGCGCTCCTCGAGCACCGCGTTCACGATCTCCGCGTCGCTGGACCGCCCGAAGAGGCGCTCTCCGGTCAGCAGCTCGTGCAGCACGACGCCCGCCGCGTAGACGTCGGTGCGACGATCGGGGCGCGCCTCCGTGAGCTGCTCGGGCGCCATGTAGCCGAGCTTGCCCGGCGCGACGCCGCCCTGCGCGTGCTGGCGCGACTCCTTCGAGTACGCGATGCCGAAATCGAGCAGCTTCACCTCGCCGAACGTCGTGACGAACACGTTGTGCGGCGAGACGTCGCGGTGGACGAGGCCGAGCCAGCGACCGCGCTCGTCGCGCAGCGCGTGCGCGGCGTGCAGGCCCGCGCACAGCTCGGCGACGACGTGCATCGCGAGCGCGGGGTGCATGCGCTGCTTCTCGGCGCGCAGCGCGCGCGCGATCGCGGAGAGGCTCGCGCCGACGAGGTGCTCCATCACGAGATAGAGCGACGCACCGTCGTGGCCGAGCTCTTCGACCGCGACGACGTTCGGATGACGCAGCCGCGCCATGATGCGGGCCTCGTCGGAGAGCGCGTGCGCGAGGAACGGATCGCGCGCGAGGTGCGGGAGCATGCGCTTCACCACGACGCGTCGCTCGAAGCCGCCGACGCACGTGCGGCGCGCCAGGAAGATCTCCGCCATGCCGCCGCACGCGAGACGCGCGACGACCGGGAACGGCCCGATGCGCGCGGGATGATCGGGGACGGCGAGGCTCGCGTTCATGCTCGGTCCTTCGAGGGGCGACGCAGAGGTCCGCGCCTCGCCGCGGCTCCCACGGCGAGCGCGCGCGTCGTGCTCGCGTGCTCGGACGAGCGAGCTCCGCGAGCACGACGCGCGGCCCGCGCTCGCGCGTCAGCCCCCCGGCAGACGCGACGATCGCGGTCGCGGGCTCCCGTTCAGCAACGGATGTGCCGTTTTGACCAAAGGCGGAATCTCACGCCCGCGACGGATTGCCTGGTGTCCCCACCGGAGTCCCGCGTCGCGGCGATTCGTCTCATGCGAGGCATGCCGTCACGCGCTCGCTCGCGCGCCGCTCAACGCGGGTCCGCGATCGGAGCGCGCAGGATCCACGCGTCCTCGCCGTCGTCGTAGTAGCGCGCTCGGACGTCGAAGCGCTCGAAGCCGAGGCTCCGATACAGCGCGATCGCAGGCGCGTTCGAAGGGCGCACCTCGAGGAAGCACGCATCGGCGCCGCGCGCGCGTCCCTCGTCGAGCATCTCGCGCAGCAGCGCGCGGGCGAGGCCGTGTCGTCGCGCATCGGGCGCGGTCGCGACGGTGAGCAAGCTCTGCTCGCCGGCGACGAGCCACCAGACGGCGTATGCGCGGATCGGACCGCCGTGCTCGGTGCGCGCGACCCGGCAGCGCGCGACGTCCCGCGCGAGCTCGTCCGCGAACGCGTCGCGCGTCCACGCGTGCTCGAAGCCGCTGCGCGCGACCTCCGCGACCTCGTCGAGGTCACGCGCGCGCATCTCCTCGAGCAGGATCACTTGGTGAAGCCGCGGACCGGCACCGGGCGCTCGGGATCGCGCTCGAGCAGATAGTCCGAGTCGGGCTCGACGAAGATGAAGCGCATGTGCGGCAGCACCTCGCGGATGCGCGACTCGAGCGCATCGATCGCGGCCTCGACTCCGTCGATCGCGAGGCCGCGATCGAAGTCGACCTTCAGCGCGAGCAGCACGTGCTGCGGGCCGAGGTGCATCGAGAGCATCTGCGTGATCGCGTTCACGCCCGGGACCTCGCGCGCGATGATCTCGACCTGCTCGCGATCCTCGGGGCTCGCCGCTTCACCGAGGAGCAGCGAGTGCGTGCGGCGAGCGAGCACCCACGCGACGCCGCCGAGCACGCAGCCGATCAGGAGGGAGCCGATCGCGTCGAAGCCGGTCCAGCCGGTGACGTGGCTCAGCGCGACCGCGGCGAGCGCGATGCCCAGGCCGAGGAGCGCGGCGGTGTCCTCCATGAGCACGACGGGGATCGTCGGATCCTTCGCGTGCATCAGCGTCTCCCACACGCTGCGGCCCTTGCGCATCTTCTGGAACTCGCGCGCCGCGACGAAGCACGAGTAGCTCTCGAACGCGAAGGAGGTGCCGAGGACCGCGTAGCTCCAGAGGCGCGAGCCGTGCGGCTCCTCGGGGTGGCCCGCGTAGAGCGCGTGGAGATCCTCGATGCCCTCGTAGATCGCGAACGCGCCGCCGAGGAGGAAGATCATGATCGAGACGAGGAACGGCCAGAAGTAGCTCTCGACGGCGTGCCCGAACGGATGCAGCAACGTCGGGCGACGCGCGGCGCGGCGCAGGCCGACCATCAGCAGCACTTGGTTCACGGTGTCGGCGACGCTGTGCACCGCCTCCGCGAGCGTCGCCGCGCTGCCCGAGAAGAACGCCGCGACGAATTTGCTGATCGCGATGAGCAGGTTGCCGATCAGCGCTGCGATGACCACGCGAAGGCTGTCGCCTTCACCGCTCGGAGCCGACATCTCCTCGTTCCTCCGCCTCCTCGACGCCGCGATCCGCAGCGTCTTCTTCGAAGAGGGCGGCGAAAGGTACGACGACGCGCACCGGCGTGCGACTGCGAAGGACCTCGACCCAGCGGCGCACGTCGCGCTGCAGCGCGCTCTGCGCGAGCCACGCGCGGAGCGGCTCGCGCACTTCGTCGAGCGGGCGATCGGTGAACGGATGATCGCCGCTCGCGTAGGTCTCTTCGACGCGCGCGTCGGAGATCAGCGTGCTGCCCTCGAGGTTCGCGCGGAGGAACGCGTCGACGAGCGCGCGGCGGCGCGCGATGCTGTCGATCTCGGAGGCCGCGACGGCGTGGCGCTCGAGCAGTCGCGCGAAGCGATCCTCGCCGCCGACCGATCGCACGAGCTCCTCGCGGTGGCGCTCGACCTGCGTCTCGGTGGGCTCGGGCGCGTGAAGGCGCGTGGCCTCGCGCGCGATGACGAGCTCGCCGACGATCTCCTGGAGCGTCGCGGCGAGGAGCTCGGGCGGGAGCTCGTCGGGCGCGGGATCGTGGGTGCGCGCGGCGAGCGCGAGCACGGCGCGCAGCTCGACGTCGCTGCGCAGCACGACGTCGGTCGTGGGCGAGGGCGCGTGGCCGCCGACGATCGCGACGATGCCGTCGATCGCGCGGGCGGTCTCGCCGCTCTGCGCGCGCGCCGGGAGCACGACCGCGAGCGCGTGCAGCAGCAGCGCGCTCGCGGCGAGGAGGGCGCGGATCGCGTCAGGCCTGCGGCTCGTCCGCACGTTCGTCGTTCGCGCCGTTCGGCCCGCGAGGGGGCGGCTCGGACGCGAGGTCGAGCGAGGTCTCGCTCGACGCGGTGGTGTCGGCGCCGGCCTCGACCGTGCCTTCGCCCTTCGCCTTCGGACGCGGCAGGTGCTTGCGCTCGCGCAGGAACTCGAGGAACGCGACGGCCGCGTCGAGCTCGCGCGCCGGGAGCTGATCCGCGAGCTCGTGGAGACGACGGCGGTGCGCTTCGGCGATCGCGGCACGGTTGCGGCGCGCGGGCTTGTCGCTCTCCTCGGCCGCGGGACGCACCTCATCGGCCGTGGGCACGCGCCACTGCTGGCGCTGCACCGCTTCGATCGCGTGCGCCTGGAGCCAGCCCTCCATGCAGGCGCGCAGGCGCTCGCTGCGGAACGCGAACCAGCGCTCGCGATCCACCGGGTAGCTCATCAGCACGTCCTTGAAGCGGCGGAACGCGCCCTTGCCGTCGATCGCCTGGACGAGCTTGTCGCGGAACTCGCTCTCCTCGACCGTCGCGATGAAGCGCTCCATCCAGCGGTACTGCTCGCGCGAGCTCACCGGCTCGACCCGCAGATAGGTCGTGTCGTTCATCACGCGCTGGTGCATCTGCGGATCGGCGATGCCGTCGACGATGCGGATGACCTCGCCGGTCTCGAGGTGCAGGTAGCTGTGGACCTCGGGCGCGTTGTTCTCGAACGCGTCCTCCAGCGCTTCCCACGCGATCGGGACCTGACGGATCGGCGTACCAGGCGCGACGGCCGTCGCGGGTTTCTCGTCTCGGGTGTCGTGGTCGTCCCGGCTCATCACGCGCTCGATCCGCATCGTACCCCGAACGAGGCCGCCGGGTGAGTGGCGTCCGGCCCCTCGTTCAATTGTTCGTCCCCGCCGCGGGCTCGGACAACCCCACCTGCGAGGCGGTTTCGCGTGCGCGCGGCGCTCATGCGAGCTTCCCGCGCGCGCGTCGCACGCCGTCGGTCCAGCGCGCGAGGTGCTCGCGCCGCTCACTGTCGCGCATCGCCGGCTCGATGCGCCGCGCGATGCGATGCGCGCGCTCGATGGCCGAGAGATCGGGGAACACGCCCACCGCGAGGCCCGCGAGGTACGCCGCGCCGAGCGCGGTCGTCTCGGTGTTCGCAGGGCGCTCGATCGCGACGTCGAGCACGTCGGACTGGAACTGCATCAGCAGCTCGTTCTGCGACGCGCCCCCGTCGACGCGCAGGCGCGCGATGCGGCGGCCCATGTCGGCCTCCATCGCGCGGCCGAGCTCGGCGACCTGGAACGCGATGCCCTCGAGCGTGGCGCGCGCGATGTGCGCGGCGCTCGAGCCGCGGGTGAGCCCGAAGAGCGTGCCGCGCGCGTCGGGGTCCCAGTGCGGCGCGCCGAGGCCCGAGAGCGCGGGCACGAACACCACGCCGCCGCTGGTCGGGACCTTCGCGGCGAGCGCCTCGATCTCGACGCTGTTCTTGATGATGCCCAGCTGATCGCGCAGCCACTGCACCGCGGCGCCCGCGACGAACGCCGAGCCCTCGAGCGCGTAGCGGACCTGATCGCCGACCTTCCACGCGACCGTGGTGACCAGGCCGTTCTTCGACTCGGGCGCCTGATCGCCGGTGTTGACGAGGAGGAACGCGCCGGTGCCGTAGGTGCACTTCGCGTCGCCGACC includes:
- the rimI gene encoding ribosomal protein S18-alanine N-acetyltransferase, translated to MILLEEMRARDLDEVAEVARSGFEHAWTRDAFADELARDVARCRVARTEHGGPIRAYAVWWLVAGEQSLLTVATAPDARRHGLARALLREMLDEGRARGADACFLEVRPSNAPAIALYRSLGFERFDVRARYYDDGEDAWILRAPIADPR
- a CDS encoding UPF0158 family protein: MSRDDHDTRDEKPATAVAPGTPIRQVPIAWEALEDAFENNAPEVHSYLHLETGEVIRIVDGIADPQMHQRVMNDTTYLRVEPVSSREQYRWMERFIATVEESEFRDKLVQAIDGKGAFRRFKDVLMSYPVDRERWFAFRSERLRACMEGWLQAHAIEAVQRQQWRVPTADEVRPAAEESDKPARRNRAAIAEAHRRRLHELADQLPARELDAAVAFLEFLRERKHLPRPKAKGEGTVEAGADTTASSETSLDLASEPPPRGPNGANDERADEPQA
- a CDS encoding cation diffusion facilitator family transporter gives rise to the protein MSAPSGEGDSLRVVIAALIGNLLIAISKFVAAFFSGSAATLAEAVHSVADTVNQVLLMVGLRRAARRPTLLHPFGHAVESYFWPFLVSIMIFLLGGAFAIYEGIEDLHALYAGHPEEPHGSRLWSYAVLGTSFAFESYSCFVAAREFQKMRKGRSVWETLMHAKDPTIPVVLMEDTAALLGLGIALAAVALSHVTGWTGFDAIGSLLIGCVLGGVAWVLARRTHSLLLGEAASPEDREQVEIIAREVPGVNAITQMLSMHLGPQHVLLALKVDFDRGLAIDGVEAAIDALESRIREVLPHMRFIFVEPDSDYLLERDPERPVPVRGFTK
- a CDS encoding serine/threonine-protein kinase, producing MNASLAVPDHPARIGPFPVVARLACGGMAEIFLARRTCVGGFERRVVVKRMLPHLARDPFLAHALSDEARIMARLRHPNVVAVEELGHDGASLYLVMEHLVGASLSAIARALRAEKQRMHPALAMHVVAELCAGLHAAHALRDERGRWLGLVHRDVSPHNVFVTTFGEVKLLDFGIAYSKESRQHAQGGVAPGKLGYMAPEQLTEARPDRRTDVYAAGVVLHELLTGERLFGRSSDAEIVNAVLEERVPRPSERVPGLAISREVEDICMCALARDPAHRFATAEQMRDALRAHLGPVPPELRDALGQLAIAHGPPELARTAPRAKESATVPAARSRGDAPPHSGIRAVMREPEAVTVPPATTRAPRRGRWLAAAVALAALIAGAVTLLAPRPAPGRVHVVIESVPSAVEVRVDDHVVGRTPLALELERDDAPLVLALESADHLVVSTPFVADADRTIRIEMPRATTITPH
- a CDS encoding peroxiredoxin, whose product is MTVRVQKPAPDFQAEGVRGLEFVDVKLSDYKAGGKLGGKDGKYVVLFFYPLDFTFVCPTEIISFDEKLEEYKKRNAEVIGVSVDSKFSHLAWQKVPRAQGGLGNVRYTLVADITKSISRDYGVLFEDGGDAGVAARGTFVIDKQGNVRHVTINDLPLGRNIDEPLRLIDAIEFFEKHGEVCPANWQAGQEGMKADPTGSQEYFKKHG